The stretch of DNA AGGAAAAGGTAAAATTCTCAATAGAGGATAAGGCACAGCGCGGCGGGTTGCAGGATATGATAAGCCGCGTGTTGATTCCAACGGAGCGTGTGGTTGAAATCAAAAGAGGTAAAAAGGCCGAAAGCGATAAGAAGTTCTATCCCGGATACATTCTTGTCGAAATGGAACTAAACGATGAGACATGGCATATGGTCAAGACAATACCGAGGGTTACGGGTTTTGTAGGCGGCCAGAACCCTGTGTCACTTCCACCGGAGGAGGTGGAGGTTATACTGCTTCAGCAGGAAAAGGGCCCGGGCACTGAGGTTAAGATGCAGTATGAAAAAGGTGAAAACGTCAGAATTGTTGACGGGCCTTTTTCTAACTTTAACGGATATGTTGACGATATTGATATGGACCACGGCAGACTCAAGGTCATGGTAAGCATCTTTGGAAGACAAACGCCTGTTGAGTTGAACTTCTACCAGGTGGAAAAAGCCTGATATGCCGCTTAGCAGCGACAGTTGAGAGTATTACAGTGGATATAAATTAAGATATATACTTTTGGAGGAATTATGGCAAAAGAAATAAAAGCAATGGTGAAGATTCAGATAAATGCCGGCAAAGCAAATCCGGCACCGCCCATAGGACCGGCACTGGGTCCTCATGGTGTTAATATCATGGATTTTTGCAAACAATTTAATGCTAAAACTCAGTCCATGGGAGAGACCATAGTCCCCGTGGTTCTGACGATATACAAAGACAGGACCTTTACGTTTATCACCAAAACACCCCCTGCCTCGGAACTGATAAAGAAAGCAGCCGGTGTTATTAAAGGCTCCAGTGTTCCCAACAAGGAAAAAGTCGGGAAGATTACTACGGAACAAGTCATG from Nitrospirae bacterium YQR-1 encodes:
- the nusG gene encoding transcription termination/antitermination protein NusG, whose product is MAKQWYVVHTYSGYEEKVKFSIEDKAQRGGLQDMISRVLIPTERVVEIKRGKKAESDKKFYPGYILVEMELNDETWHMVKTIPRVTGFVGGQNPVSLPPEEVEVILLQQEKGPGTEVKMQYEKGENVRIVDGPFSNFNGYVDDIDMDHGRLKVMVSIFGRQTPVELNFYQVEKA
- the rplK gene encoding 50S ribosomal protein L11 — encoded protein: MAKEIKAMVKIQINAGKANPAPPIGPALGPHGVNIMDFCKQFNAKTQSMGETIVPVVLTIYKDRTFTFITKTPPASELIKKAAGVIKGSSVPNKEKVGKITTEQVMEIARTKMPDLNAYELDEGVKIISGTARSMGVDVVAG